One Dictyoglomus turgidum DSM 6724 DNA window includes the following coding sequences:
- a CDS encoding NAD-dependent epimerase/dehydratase family protein — translation MILVVGGSSFIGRGIQDLIKEKPFAKEFIFTYNKHPENIENKFQKVKLDLQDEKDCELARNFSYCIYLAGNSLHNMAYNNPIMDLDLNVRNFLNFMKHFRGQLILLSSQAVYYGLTGEIPENIIHYPTIPYGISKRFQEEYAKYFYKIGYLSKLWIFRLMYSFGKGERMDRLIPKCAKSAVNGDIVKVLGGGRSFLNPLPVNFVAEVLVNALLTMKEEDNEFLEVTNLNHSEKVSVLDIVKFLHTIKPFNYIVEEKGEIWPVSFWGSTEKLSRYLKKWNISFPNIWEDLEIYFKNLLTNMREKNYE, via the coding sequence ATGATATTGGTAGTTGGTGGAAGTAGTTTTATTGGAAGAGGGATACAAGACTTAATTAAAGAAAAGCCTTTTGCTAAAGAATTTATATTTACTTATAACAAACACCCAGAGAATATTGAGAATAAATTCCAAAAAGTCAAATTAGACCTCCAAGATGAAAAAGACTGTGAACTTGCTAGAAATTTCTCATATTGCATATACTTAGCAGGTAATAGTCTTCACAATATGGCTTATAATAATCCAATTATGGATCTCGATCTAAATGTGAGAAATTTTTTAAATTTTATGAAGCACTTTAGAGGACAATTAATACTCTTGTCTTCTCAAGCAGTATATTATGGACTTACAGGAGAGATTCCTGAAAACATCATTCATTACCCAACTATACCTTATGGTATTTCAAAACGGTTTCAAGAAGAATATGCTAAGTATTTTTACAAAATTGGTTACTTATCAAAGTTATGGATATTTAGATTAATGTATTCTTTTGGAAAAGGAGAAAGAATGGATAGATTAATCCCTAAATGTGCAAAATCGGCTGTAAATGGGGATATAGTGAAAGTATTAGGAGGAGGTAGATCATTTTTAAATCCCTTACCTGTAAATTTTGTTGCAGAAGTACTGGTAAATGCATTATTAACTATGAAGGAGGAAGATAATGAATTTTTAGAGGTAACAAACTTAAATCATTCTGAGAAAGTATCTGTTTTAGACATAGTTAAATTCTTACATACTATAAAACCTTTTAATTATATTGTTGAAGAAAAAGGAGAAATATGGCCTGTTAGTTTCTGGGGATCTACAGAAAAACTTTCCCGCTACCTAAAAAAGTGGAATATATCTTTTCCTAATATTTGGGAAGACTTAGAAATTTATTTTAAAAATTTACTGACAAATATGAGGGAGAAAAATTATGAGTAA
- a CDS encoding glycosyltransferase family 2 protein, with protein sequence MKGKDLISVVIPAYNAEHFIKNAILSIFKQSYRPIEIIVINDGSTDHTLDIIESLENLVPNKEIYMKIINLKENKGAANALNVGFKEANGSYICWLSADDIFINPRKLEKQIFTMKKNKTLWSFFEKYYIGESINNAILMGNSYKSKILSCLSSISTDFLFLFIIYSNPINGSSLMFHRNCLENYGSFDPLLRNVDADGDLLMRYALLKIKSAIIKDVGVFYTQHPFQTSKKIKEMIYGCDLTRVRILKLLEEEEILKELSKLIALFLLSAIYSGKKIHLAYPFTSEFLINYMINNSPGLKRSKLLNKALIETTQHIESLGLSRDNFYKDVEEKSKSDVFENFKILLRERRKKL encoded by the coding sequence GTGTAGTTATTCCTGCTTATAATGCGGAACATTTTATAAAGAATGCTATACTTTCTATATTTAAGCAATCTTATAGACCAATAGAGATCATTGTTATTAACGACGGTTCCACTGACCATACGTTAGACATTATAGAAAGCTTAGAAAATTTAGTTCCAAACAAAGAAATTTATATGAAAATCATCAATTTAAAGGAAAATAAAGGTGCTGCAAACGCATTAAATGTAGGATTCAAGGAGGCTAACGGGAGCTATATTTGTTGGCTAAGCGCTGACGATATATTTATAAATCCTAGAAAACTTGAAAAACAAATATTTACAATGAAAAAAAATAAGACTTTATGGAGCTTCTTTGAAAAATATTATATAGGAGAGAGTATTAATAACGCCATACTAATGGGAAATTCGTATAAGTCTAAAATCTTAAGTTGTCTATCCTCTATTAGCACAGATTTTCTCTTTTTATTTATAATTTACTCAAACCCAATAAATGGTAGTTCTTTAATGTTCCATAGGAATTGTTTAGAAAATTATGGAAGTTTTGATCCCTTATTAAGAAATGTTGATGCCGATGGAGATTTACTAATGCGTTACGCACTATTAAAAATTAAATCTGCAATTATAAAAGATGTGGGTGTATTCTATACACAACATCCGTTTCAAACATCCAAAAAAATAAAAGAAATGATTTATGGCTGTGATTTAACAAGAGTAAGGATCTTAAAACTATTAGAGGAAGAGGAAATATTAAAAGAACTATCAAAACTTATAGCATTGTTTTTACTATCAGCTATTTACAGTGGTAAGAAAATACATTTAGCTTATCCTTTTACATCGGAATTTTTAATTAATTACATGATAAATAACAGCCCCGGTCTAAAGAGGTCAAAATTATTAAATAAGGCTCTAATAGAAACAACTCAGCATATAGAATCTTTAGGCTTAAGTAGAGACAATTTCTATAAAGATGTCGAAGAAAAATCTAAGAGTGATGTCTTTGAGAATTTTAAAATATTGTTGAGAGAAAGGAGAAAAAAGTTATGA